ATAGTGGCTAAGGAGTATTCGAGTCATCGTTTCAGCCCGAGATTCAACTACGTAGTCCACGATCTAAAAATCCCAATGAAAAGTGATTCGGGGATCTGGAATCAATCCCGACTCCCGAATCACGAGGCTGGATTttcagtggacattttaggAACCATCatcagtgggtacggaaagtattcagaccctcttaaatttgtcactctttattatattatagTTAATATtatagttcattttttcctcattaatgtacacacggcaccccatattgacagaacaaaaaggaattgttgaaatttttgcagatttattaaaaaagaaaaactaaaaaaatatcacacagccataacaattccgaccctttgctgcgacactcgtatatttaactcgggtgctgtccatttcttctgatcctccttgagatggttgcacaccttcattggagtccagctgtgtttgattatactgactggacttgattaggaaagccacacacctgtctatctAAAACCTTtcagctcacagtgcacgtcagagcaaatgagaatcatgaggtcaaaggaactgcctgaagagctcagagactgaattgtggcaaggcacagatctgaccaaggatacaaaaaaaattctgctgcacttcaggttcctaagagcacagtggcctccgtaatcctgAAAGGGAagccgtttgggacgaccagaagccttcctagagctggccgtccggccgaaCTGAGCAaacgggggagaagagccttggtgagagatgtaaagaagaacccaaagatcactgtggccgagctccagagatgcagtcgggagatgggggaaagttctagaaagtcaaccatcactgcagccctccaccagtcggggcttgatTGCAGAGCGGCCTGAcggaagacacatgaaagcccgcatggagtttgctaaaaacacctgaaggactccaagaaggtgAGAactaagattctctggtctgatgagaccaagagaactttttggccttaactctaagcggtatgtgtggagaaaaccaggcactgctcatcacccgtccaatacagtcccaatagtgaagcacggtggtggcagcatcatgccgtggggtgtttttcagctgcagggacaggacgactagactttacaccgatctgatcggcctgatcggtatcggccgatatttagcattttagacCGCGgtcgccgctccggtgagtaactcggggggggggaaaaaactgagcggatttgcgaaagttggtgaaagaaagtccggagtagcctccttgatggttagcaagtctccccttgtgtaagcgagtcgtgtaatgtctccaaagacgaacgaaaaacacaaaaacaaaagcaatactagagagcgcgtaaccgaggcgtccaGACGGGTGGGCGCCATCTCGGTGCgtccggatacactcgttaccatggcgaggacaacaagagtggatcgcgccgactgcattataagaaaaaaatggagaaagacgtgtgttggtggtcactggtgctcaggacgggagaggacgttcgtttaaggctcgcttgaggtatgttcacgtacttttgcaactccaattccaataaagttgggatgttgtgtttgttaaacataaataaaaccgcaatacaatcatttgcaaatcatgttcaacctatattgaattgaatacactacaaagacaagatctttcatgttcaaactgatcaacttgattgtttcgCTGATTGAGTCACTCGCTCTTTGTCGACTCACTCCGTTGGGATTTTCAGTGGCCATTTTAGGAACTATCGAGGTCCGGTATTTAGCTGCTGTTTGACAAGGGAGAGGCTCGCATCTCAGCGGAGAGTTTTGTAGAGAAGtcgcattgcattgtgggatacggCGAGAGAGGCCGCGGAGGATGCATTCCCATCATTCCCGTCAACTTGTCACTTTGCTCCCAGAAGCAAAACAAACGACTGGCGTTTGTTTCCCGCCAGAGCGGGAATGTCCACGTGTGGACGCAATCTCTCTTGCGAGTACACGGAGACAccaaagtttttttatttgtatcttaTGTAATAACCGGCTATCACGTGTAcacacgtttttgtttttgttttaaacaactgGCCAAATGAAGACGAggattttgattttgaaaatggaCACACAGCCCACCCGAAGCCTGGCTTAAAACGCAGATTCCAACTCGCAACCCTACTACGACACTCTAACCATGGCTTTAACGTCCAACTAACCCGTGAAGCGGTTCGGGGAGCGCATCGTCTAGCGGCCGAAGCGTCTGCAGTTCTAATCCCGGCTGCGACCGGCTGCTGTTGAAGTGTCCTCGGGCAAGACGAACTCGAAATGGCTTCCAGGTCAGCATTGTACGTGAGAAACtgctctcaattgccttacccggttaaacaaaggaaatgaTGACTAGTAAAgctgaaccatccatccatccgtccattgtcaacaccgcttatcccggttagggtcgcggggcgccgcagcctatcccagctgacttcgggcgaaaggcggactacgccctgaactggtcgccagtcagtcgcagggcacatatagacacggacgaccgtttgcactcacattcacaccgtcactgagtgggaactgaacccacgctgcccgcaccaaagtcaggcgagtgcaccactacagcATCAGTGACTAAAGCTGAAccctatttttaaatttttacccAAACTTcaaaagcctaatttgaaaccctactttaaaaaacCGGAAtctaaaatacataaacaacaTAACGTAAAACTCCTCTAAACCAAACTGGAAACCCAAGCCCATTTTCGAGAACCCTAACCGAGCCGTGAGACCAGACTTTGATGGCGTACTGCTGCAACTGGCTCTTGAATCAGACGTGACATTTCACATCAATTGGCAACATATTTGATCATATCTACTGAAATCGTAAAGCTCATGTAAATCGTCAAGAtggcacactttttattttattttatttatttgcttttttacgGCAGCACGGTAGAGGACCGGTTAGCACGCtacataagtgcagtccatttaacatttagcattgaaatccggcctcgcctgtgtggagtttgtgttatgttatgttctccccgtgcccgcgtgggttttctccgggtattccggtttcttcccgcatcccaaaacatgcacggtgggttaattgaagactctgaagtGTCCGTACgcgtgaatgcgagtgcgaatggttgtttgtttctgtgcgccctgcgattggctggcgaccagttcagggtgtaccctgcctctcccccAGAGTCAGCTTGAATCGGCGCCAGGGTGCCCGCGACCCATCAGGAGGAGAAGCGCtacgcaaaatggatggatggatgattattgcTGGCGCTCtggctttgtgtgtgtaattgtcTCCAACAATGAAAAGCCACGCTTGAAgtcttattttcacattttggtcCACAATCGGCAAGATGAGGTAAAAATAAGATTTTCATGGCAGTCCACCGCCTATGTCATCTGAACAACAAGATGTCTTCAACTTGTTTGGGACAACGAAGCTGTTGACGGCCTCAAACGAGCCTCTCGCAAAACGCTCGCAAAAGCCGGAAACGGCTTCGTTGCTCGGGCGCATTGCGACAACCTCCCGAGGCTCTCGAGTCACATTAACGCTAAACACAGCTCCGGCGATGGTTGTAAAAGaagcagaataataataataataataatagcagagTAGTGTTTGCATTCCTTTTCGTTGAAAGGGCAAATTAAGCAAAAGGAGAAAAATCCGATATATCCAAAaaaggaaatggaaaaagatgctgcaaatcatcaaacttcattttggcattaaagtTTGAAAAAATTTTCATCTCAGAAACAATGATTGCCGTGTGAATGCCAACAACTGGCAATAATTAAACTACTCATATCAGtgaaatgaattgattttcaaaaggaaattcagtgtgCCGCATCTTCATCGTTACTGattgatatgaaaatgacacatACAGTTGAGGACGACTGTTACGTGATGTTGTCCAAATTAATGTAggaaaaattgtttttcaaaattctCCTCAAACAACACTTTGCTCGCGTCACGAAAGGTCGAATGCCAGGCGTAGCTCCTCCTCCCTCAGGCTGCGGTCCAATCGCTGCGTCTCGACCCGCAAGACGGAAGCGGTCATCGGACGTAGCGTGACGGCGGCCAGCGATTGGCTGAGATCCTCATGGAGcgtcccgccgccgccgcgttgCCTGCGGGGAGGATGGACAGCCGGCGCCCGCTGGTGGCCATCCAGTGACATTGACACGTGCAGGTCGCTCGCCTGAGGATGAAGCGGGACCAActcttcattcattccttcaATCAATAAATTAATCTATCAAtcgtttattcattcatttatttgttcaatcGTTTGTCGATTTATTCGTTTGGCCGATCactcgttcattcattcattgtagaGGGGCAACAATGAATCGATAAATCAGCAACCATTTTGagctcaaaataaaacatttgcaaatgtctgctctcattttggaaaacaatgataaacatattttctgaatttctgacagatgttacggaccaaaccaggaactgaatcatTCTCGCTGTATGTTTGTGGATTTCCAGCAGCGTCAAGTAGGGCCCGATTAATCGGTTGGCTGATTTAATTAGCcaatattagcccttttcaaatcggccaaattttgcagattttgtttCTCCCTAAACACATTCACATATTACAAAATAAGACAACGATAGTGACATCCAAATAAACATCCCACCCTCCCCCCAAATCAGCAGAAAATCGGACGATTTTGCCCCACAAATTGGTCAAAATGTGGCGATTTTCTCTCTGTTGTTAAACAAATACCAAAGGATGTTTTATAAAAACCTCAACTGTTCTGCCTGTActtcatatctttattgttttaagcgTTAAGGGACAAGaaaagaagttattttattctttttttaattaatcatctGATTAAACGGTCAtcggaattttattctgccaaatattggAATCGGCGTCGGCCTGAAAAGAATCCATATCGACCAGGCCctgctgtcaatttgaaatcatgtcctgtttttgaataaagggatggaaattaaaatgtttttatctgaCACATTAATCAATCCAAAATatcaacagattaatcgatGATTAAAATAAGTTGGTCGCATCCCAATTGATCCATTCATTcgaatttttgtattcattgccAAGAGGTGGGGTGTATTCCAGCTGTCTCGAGCGTGCGTGTACGTTCGTACCTGTCTGAGCGCGCCTCTTTCcatcttgagtttgttgttgttttctttcagtTTGACTTTCTTGTTGTGCGCGCGCTCCAGCTTGATTTCCAGGCGAGCCACGCGactctgcagcagcagcagtctaGCTCCGCCCCCGTCGCGCCGCCGCCACCGCTCCCCGTAGACCGCCGGCTCGGCCTCGGGCCGTCCCGGAGCCCGGCGGGGATGCTCCTCGTCCTGCCTCGGCCTCGCCACCTTCACGGCAACACGGCGAGCGAGCGTCACGTCAGTGAGGACGCCGTCCAGAAGGCGGACGTGTGCGCGTGGGCCCATTTGGGCGccatttgaaaatcaaatgtatatacagtacagtcgtttttttaatttgtacttaatttatatgtatttattgatttatactTTCttttatacattataaattTCTCTGAACTTGCGCGTGAATGTTGAGCAGCTGAAGCTTAAACGAAACGCTGCGTCGTTCAACGTGGAAAGCTGACGGGATCTCAGGAATGGGAAATATTTTGTGCTCGCGATGGAATAGCTTCTCAATGTGAATTTTTGTACTGTTGAAGACAAATTTGACAAACTGAATTCTGAATGGGAAAGATGTGAAACCTTTTGCCGTTGATCGTTTTCTGGGCAATGAATGGGGACTATTTGGGGTGGAAAAAGTGTGAAATTGAGGAATAAGAAAAATCTCCTGGATTGCGCAACTTTTGGAATCTTAatgttgaagttggaatgggtTGAGAAATGTGCAGGTAGTtaagtgtggaaaaaaaggtgGCGCTAATggtagtaataataatcataataatcaggTTTTTGGGTGTGGAATAACTTCAGCATTCTGACACTTCTTACCCGAGCCTGCGTTCGCCTGTGCCGCCTCCTCGGCTCCTCCTCCTTCAAGTGTTCCTGCTCCTCCTCAGAGCTCCTCGGACTGCTTTTGCTCTCGTCCCAAATGCACCTCCTCTCACGGCCCACCTCCAGCATCTGCCCCTCCTCCTGGAGTGTCCTCCAACTATTCTCTTCATTCCGCTTGTCCTCCTCTGTGGTCAAATACTCCTCCTCACGGCACCTCTTCTCCTCCTCGAACTTCCTCTCTTCCTCCGGCCTCAACCTCTCTTCCTCCTCGGTGCTCCGCCGTTCTCCTGCCTCTCTGCTCCTCGTCTCCCCCCGCTCCTCGCCTCGGACTTCAGGTCCTCCGTCCCGGTCGGTCTCGCACGCCTCCGCCACCTCCCGCTCCTTCTCGAGGGCGCTCCTGAGACGCTCCTCTTCCTCACGGCTCTCCTGGTTCAGACAGAGGCGGCGTCACGTTGCTAAAAAGCGGGGATCGACGGAGAAGACAGCTGTCACGGAAACCGTCGTAACGCCATACCTGCAGGAGTCTCCGCAGCGTCCCcgtcgcctcctcctcctcgtccctGGCCTTCCCCCGGCTGTCGTTGACCTGGAGGAGCGAGTGGCGTCAGTGCAGTTTTAGCGCCACCTTCAGGATCGTGCGGTGCAGCTTTTTGAGCCAACGGCGGTGTTGGGAATCGACTCGCGCTGAAGATATTTTGGCACCGCAACGCCACACAAAGCCCAAATCCTTTTTCTGCATCGGCGCAATGCGTCACTGGATATGGCTCAGTCTCATATAATGTGATCAATAACGGCAAAGACACGGCCCACCGAATTTACTTTGGAAGAACCAATTTGACTagtatgagtatttgaattattggcagttgttatttATGGTCATCATTGTTtctaggaaagaaaaaaaatgtctaaagTCATATTTGTCACacctttaatgccaaaatgtctttaaggTTAGCTTTTGTGAAGATCCATCCGTCCTTTTTCCGTATCGCTTTTGTCAcgcaggcgtgctggcgcctatcccggccgactccgggcgagaggcgggtacaccccggactggtcggcagccaatcgcagggcacgcataCACAAACAAGCGTTggcacgggcaatttagagtcttcaagcaACCGACGGCGCatgccatttttgtcttttccatgaaaacaaacGCACGCGCGTCTTCGCGTCACTCGAGCTTTCTTTAGCGTTGTTGTCGCAATACAACAGAGGCATCTgtgatgaggcagccattttgcattcacacaacagcagacagcaaaataaatgctgttatATCTGCGATATTATAGTAATTAATGATCAAGTATACAttattcatgcactcactgtcgtagcctcgccactctgcactatttgcatatcggTTGTgggccaatactggccactggtgtccttgagaagtatctgcaccatttgcactgttccagattatcgcactactaatcactttaaagtgcttacatttcttgaagtctctgcatcATTTACACGATTgtgccccaaaacatttttcttggCATTACCACATGACTGGTaaacttttattgctcagtgacccGATCCCAAAAGTACTTTCTGTccattgaccgtctgttgtcgtactagagcggctccaactaccggagacaaattccttgtgtttgacatacttggccaataaagatgattctgatatgaatgaatatgtacgAATTTGTCAATGTGCAGCAACTATTGCATCATTCCGACTGTATGAAGACAAGCGTGTAACTGCGTTATAAATAGTAGttgggatcatttatgcactagTATCcgcagtttgaagggcaacacgtgTCAATTGCGCAAGTGGCACCATTTTTATCAAGCCGTTTATGTCTTTCCTGTTATCCGTAAATAGCAAAGCAAggcggcataaaaaaaacaaacaggtgCGTTGTGGGATACGTGGGCGGGGCTGGGGGAGGATTTCAAAGCTCGCCACAGAGAGGCGTACCTGTTCCTGCAGGGCCCGGAAGTTGCGCGCCATGTCGTGTAGCATGTTCTGCGCTCCTCTCAGCTCCTCTTGCACCTCCTGGCGCCTCGTGGCTTCCCTCCTCACAGCCTCCCTGAGAGCCTCGGCCTCCTCTTCAGTCCTCAGCAGCTTCTCCTGCgcttcctccttctcctcctctttggCCCTCACGTCCGCTTCGAGGAGCACCGCCTCCTCCTCGCGCCGCCGTAACTCCTCCCGTGATTCTCGCTTCAGCCGTTCATCTTTGCGGACCTCCTCTCTTAGAATGGAGAGCTCTTCTTTGGTCCTCATCAGCTCCTCCTGAGCTGCATGCACCTCCTCCCTGACCCTTGTCACTTGATTATCCGGCCCGCCGTTCTCCGACTCGTCCCCCTCCCCCGGCACCTCCACTACGGCCTCCTTCTGCTCCTCTTCTTCAGGACTGTTTTGCTGCTGCCTCCTCCCTTCGGGATGTCTCCACTGCACCTCTCTCAGCCTCTGGACCTCCTCCTCCCGCTCCTGCAGTGCACATTTCAGCTTCTGGACCTCTTCCTCAAACTTCTCCTGTAAGCTTCTCAGTTTCAtggcctcctccttctcctcctcttgcCCTCTTGACATGCTTTTGAGCTTGTGCAACTCTTCCtctcgctcctcctcctctctatTTGGCTGCTGGACCTCCTCTTCTTTTTGCTCCTGCACCTCCTCATCCAGCTCCTCCTGTATGCTCCTGAGCTTCAGGACCTCCTCCTCCCGCTCCCGCAGCACACGTTTCAGGTTCTGCAACTCTTCCTCTTGCTCCTCCTTCACTCTACTCGGCTGCTGGACCtcttgctcctcctcctctttttgtTTCTGCAGCAAGCTTTTGAGCTCCTGAACCTCCTCCTCACGGTCTTTCAACATGCTACTGAGCTTCTGGACCTCCTCCTCAAACTTTTCCTGTAAGCTTCTCAGTTTCGtggcctcctccttctcctcctcttgcCCTCTTGACATGCTTTTGAGCTTGTgcaactcctcctcctcctctctatTTGGCTGCTGGACCTCCTCCTCTTTTCGCTCCTGCACCTCCTCATCCAGCTCCTCCTGTATGCTCCTGAGCTTCAGGACCTCCTGCTCCTGCAGCACCATTCTCAGCTTGTGAGTCTCCTCCTCTCGCTTCTCCTGTATGCTCCTGAGCTTCAggacctcctcctcctgctcccgCAGCACACGTTTCAGCTTCTGCAACTCTTCCTCTTGGTCCTCCTTCACTCTACTCAGCTGCTGGACCtcttgctcctcctcctctttttgtTTCTGCAGCAAGCTTCTGAGCTCCTGAACCTCCTCCTCACGGTCTTGCAGCATGCTACTGAGCTTCTGGACCTCCTCCTCAAACTTTTCCTGTAAGCTTCTCAGTTTCGTGGCCTCCTCCTTCCCCTCCTCTTGCCCTCTTGACATGCCTTTGAGCTTGCGCAACTCCTCCTCtcgctccttctcctcctctctaATTGGCTGCTGGATCTCCTCCTCTTTTCGCTCCTGCACCTCCTCATCCAGCTCCTCCTGTATGCTCCTGAGCTTCAGGACCTCCTGCTCCTGCAGCACCATTCTCAGCTTGTGAGTTTCCTCCTCTCGCTTCTCCTGTATGCTCCTGAGCTTCAGGACCTCCTCCTCCCGCTCCCGCAGCACACGTTTCAGCTTCTGCAACTCCTCCTCTCGCTCCTCCTTCACTCTACTCAGCTGCTGGACCtcttgctcctcctcctctttttgtTTCAGCAGCAAGCTTCTAAGCTCCTGGACCTCCTCCTCCCGGTCTTTCAGCATGCTACTGAGCTTCTGGACCTCCTCCACTCGCTCCTCTTTCATGCTACTTGCTTGCcggacctcctcctccttctcctctttttgcTTCTCCAGCACATTTCTGAGCTTCTGGACCTCCTCCTCGTTCCGCTTCTCCTGTGCGCTTCTCAactgctgctcctcctcctcctgctcttgCAGCATACTTTCCAGCTTCACCACCTCCTGCTCCCGCTCCTTCAGCTCGCGCGTGATCTTGGCAGCCTCCCGTTCAGCTTTTTCCCTCCATTCCTGCTCTACAGTTTTCCGGGCCTCCTCCTTGTCGCTCCTCCACTGCGCTTCTGCGAGCAGGAGCTCCAGCTCCTCCGCTCTGACCTCCTTTTCCTTCAGCTTTCGTTCGGCCTCCCGAAGCTCGCCGGTTTGCTCCTCCTGCCGGAGCACTGCCAACCTCAGGCCTTCTCCAACTCGCCGcagctcctcctccttctcccgGACTTCCCTCATGTGCGCCTCCTTAAGCTCCTCcgccttctccttctccttttcCAGCTGCGTGATGCGAGAGTGGAGCAACTCTGTCTGCTGCTCCCTCCTCAGCTCCTCCTTTCCCTTTGCGTCCTCCTCCAGtcgctttttttcttctgccaCCACAGCTTTCTGCGCCTCCCTGAGCTGCTCCTCTTTCAATTCCTCCACACGCCTCTTCAGGGTCTCCCACTCCTCATTCTTTGTTGTCAACCTGTCCCTGAGTTGCTCCACCTGATCCTCCTGCTCCTTCATTTCGTTCAGTAGCACTTCCACGCGCCTCCTCAGGGTCTCCAGCTCTTCGTTCTTTATTGCCAACTCGTCCCTGAGTTGCTCCGTCTGCTCCTCCTGGTCCTTCATTTCCTTCAGTAGCACTTCCACACGCCTCCTCAGGGTCTCCAACTGCTTCGCTATGGCTTCCTCCTCCAACTTCTTCCTTTCTCCTTCTGCCACCAGCGCTTTCGTCTCCTTAGACGCGGCCTCTTCCTGCTGCTTTATTTCTTCCTGCAGGCCTTCCATGCGCCTCGTCAGGGTCGCCATCTCCTCACCCTTTGCTCTTAACTCCTTCCCGAGTTGCTCCTTCTGCTCCTTCATTTCGGCCAGTAGTCCTTCCACGCGCCTCCTCTGAGTCTCCATCTCCCCGTCTTTTGTTCCTAACTCCTTCGTCAGTTGCGCTACTTGCTCCTCCCGCTCCTTCAGTAACACTTCCATGCGCCTCCTCAGGCTCTCCAACTCTTTCATATTTTGTTCCTCCTCCAGTTGCATCATTTCTCCTTCTGCTACCAGAGCTTTCTTCTCCTTGGACGCCACCTCCTCCTGTTCCTTTATTTCCTCCTGTAGGCCTTCCACGCGCCTCCTCAGAGCGTCCACCTCCCCGTCTTTGGTTCCCAACTCCTTCCTTAGCTGCTCCTTCTCTGTCTTCCAGGCCTCCTCTTTCTCCGTCTGATGGTGCTCCTTTTTGGAGGTGATTCTGCACAGCTCCTCCCGTAGACATCGGAGTTCGCCTGGAGGAGAACAAAGATGGATTGTGACTGGCGGTGCTGGGTGATAGGACgagtagggggggggggaaataaaataaaaaaagtagggCGGAGAAAGTAGTAGTGTAGTATTGACGAGgttttacacaatcaggattttagGGGCCGATCACTGATGTTAACAAAACGATAACTGATCTCCAATCCGATCACACGatagagcaatgtgtctatttaaatgtatatatttgtgcactgtatactgagtatcttcaaaagtattctctggtcaggtcatgtattctaatcagtcagggcaaaccaacattacaacatgacagaaataatgggtgctaacttactgtaataacATTACTtgattgcaattaaattacttcacacacgtTTACGTAcaactagcttgctaggctacataatgttttcttgcctgcttgcgagccgtatcgtacaagcccaattccaatgtagttgggacgttgtgttaaacaaataaaaacagaatacaatattttgcaaatcatgttcaacctatatttaa
This is a stretch of genomic DNA from Phycodurus eques isolate BA_2022a chromosome 20, UOR_Pequ_1.1, whole genome shotgun sequence. It encodes these proteins:
- the LOC133395373 gene encoding trichohyalin-like isoform X2 — protein: MDSRLLIGWQRERAELREEVRLLQEELAESRAEREELASRARALRERLEQPVSPSLSHSHRAEEEQCEMRRRNREAREREARQALLVHRLQNKVMEYRERCQSLEFQLKSEHGQLINTQMSMRRDTSESLESALISLEEEQQRAAGLAQTASVLRLQLSQSEQASDILRDDVRKLTSDLKRALEEAERRASRWQKERECASSEMAQHQDQLWCVWRRIMSLRQHCRAVRTAADRDLLEMREELCRVRLFLQSSCDSASLDLIKMYRPPPSSLASSLVAPPSSSSLGTFTVGEMLEAEPEDRMRDSEGSLEVVAQAVGKLCGVLKASAPLQSVLGRDSSSLLSVLSQTESAVQWRQQEMQRAEQLQDDTSKLHKQQDARTAGRQQQLVEAELRMREEELCKGEAELRSKEAELQKIKEALRWEEEEVPGKEAALHRRAGELRKHEEELLEREDEVDKREEEVLAKEAALHKGKEELQEREQEVQKRQEELQTREEDVHKRQQELHKREEAHKGQEVLDKREKEVLKREQELQEKWEEVQKREEGLQKTEEEADQGEEMLDEREQELQMNQEEFQKREEELQEELEEVQKSKEELQKSFDAELLQRERVVRDVKGALEREELARVRAEEEAAAVRDSLLKRSSQHASVLQELKEAQEQLQLASEEMARIERVHEEQRRESGRLREAQDAMHRQRELHQQEAQELRSRSASLQEQLEEQHTQLSHANLERSHLSANVRTLQEAKEALSGELRCLREELCRITSKKEHHQTEKEEAWKTEKEQLRKELGTKDGEVDALRRRVEGLQEEIKEQEEVASKEKKALVAEGEMMQLEEEQNMKELESLRRRMEVLLKEREEQVAQLTKELGTKDGEMETQRRRVEGLLAEMKEQKEQLGKELRAKGEEMATLTRRMEGLQEEIKQQEEAASKETKALVAEGERKKLEEEAIAKQLETLRRRVEVLLKEMKDQEEQTEQLRDELAIKNEELETLRRRVEVLLNEMKEQEDQVEQLRDRLTTKNEEWETLKRRVEELKEEQLREAQKAVVAEEKKRLEEDAKGKEELRREQQTELLHSRITQLEKEKEKAEELKEAHMREVREKEEELRRVGEGLRLAVLRQEEQTGELREAERKLKEKEVRAEELELLLAEAQWRSDKEEARKTVEQEWREKAEREAAKITRELKEREQEVVKLESMLQEQEEEEQQLRSAQEKRNEEEVQKLRNVLEKQKEEKEEEVRQASSMKEERVEEVQKLSSMLKDREEEVQELRSLLLKQKEEEEQEVQQLSRVKEEREEELQKLKRVLREREEEVLKLRSIQEKREEETHKLRMVLQEQEVLKLRSIQEELDEEVQERKEEEIQQPIREEEKEREEELRKLKGMSRGQEEGKEEATKLRSLQEKFEEEVQKLSSMLQDREEEVQELRSLLQKQKEEEEQEVQQLSRVKEDQEEELQKLKRVLREQEEEVLKLRSIQEKREEETHKLRMVLQEQEVLKLRSIQEELDEEVQERKEEEVQQPNREEEEELHKLKSMSRGQEEEKEEATKLRSLQEKFEEEVQKLSSMLKDREEEVQELKSLLQKQKEEEEQEVQQPSRVKEEQEEELQNLKRVLREREEEVLKLRSIQEELDEEVQEQKEEEVQQPNREEEEREEELHKLKSMSRGQEEEKEEAMKLRSLQEKFEEEVQKLKCALQEREEEVQRLREVQWRHPEGRRQQQNSPEEEEQKEAVVEVPGEGDESENGGPDNQVTRVREEVHAAQEELMRTKEELSILREEVRKDERLKRESREELRRREEEAVLLEADVRAKEEEKEEAQEKLLRTEEEAEALREAVRREATRRQEVQEELRGAQNMLHDMARNFRALQEQVNDSRGKARDEEEEATGTLRRLLQESREEEERLRSALEKEREVAEACETDRDGGPEVRGEERGETRSREAGERRSTEEEERLRPEEERKFEEEKRCREEEYLTTEEDKRNEENSWRTLQEEGQMLEVGRERRCIWDESKSSPRSSEEEQEHLKEEEPRRRHRRTQARVARPRQDEEHPRRAPGRPEAEPAVYGERWRRRDGGGARLLLLQSRVARLEIKLERAHNKKVKLKENNNKLKMERGALRQASDLHVSMSLDGHQRAPAVHPPRRQRGGGGTLHEDLSQSLAAVTLRPMTASVLRVETQRLDRSLREEELRLAFDLS